One Pseudomonas brassicacearum genomic region harbors:
- the leuA gene encoding 2-isopropylmalate synthase, with the protein MSMLKDPSSKYRAFPTINLPDRTWPSKTITAAPIWCSSDLRDGNQSLIEPMDAVKKLRFWKTLVAVGVKEIEASFPAASQTDFDFVRTLIEEGHIPDDTTIQVLTQAREDLIARTFESLRGAKKAIVHLYNATCPSFRRIVFNQDKEGVKEIAVNAAKLFVKYAAQQPETQWQFEYSPETFSATELEFAKEVCDAVIEVWNPTPEHKVILNLPATVEVATPNIYADQIEWFHRNITRRDSVIISLHTHNDRGTGVAATELGLMAGADRVEGCLFGNGERTGNVDLVTVALNLYTQGINPGLDFSDIDGVRKVVEECNQIPVHPRHPYVGDLVHTAFSGSHQDAIRKGFAQQKSDGLWEVPYLPIDPADIGRSYEAVIRVNSQSGKGGIAYLLEQEYGISLPRRMQIEFSQVVQRETDRLGLEMTAQQIHGLLQREYLQANTPYALVSHRLQEENGNSAVEVEVASKGQGETNLHWRGKGNGALEALVAGLPIPVEIMDYNEHAIGAGTNAKAAAYIELRVNGERAVHGVGIDENITTASFKALFSALNRSLSQPEAKAA; encoded by the coding sequence ATGAGCATGCTCAAAGACCCGTCTTCCAAATACCGCGCCTTCCCGACCATCAACCTGCCGGATCGCACCTGGCCGTCGAAGACCATCACTGCCGCGCCGATCTGGTGCAGTTCCGACCTGCGTGACGGCAACCAGTCGCTGATCGAGCCGATGGACGCGGTGAAGAAGCTGCGCTTCTGGAAAACCCTCGTGGCCGTGGGCGTGAAGGAAATCGAAGCGTCGTTCCCAGCCGCATCGCAGACTGACTTCGACTTCGTGCGTACCCTGATCGAAGAAGGCCACATCCCGGACGACACCACCATCCAGGTGCTGACCCAGGCCCGTGAAGACCTGATCGCCCGCACTTTCGAATCCCTGCGCGGCGCCAAAAAAGCCATCGTCCACCTCTACAACGCCACCTGCCCGTCGTTCCGCCGCATCGTGTTCAACCAGGACAAGGAAGGCGTGAAGGAAATCGCGGTGAACGCGGCCAAGCTGTTCGTCAAATACGCCGCCCAGCAGCCAGAAACCCAATGGCAGTTCGAATACTCGCCAGAAACCTTCAGCGCCACCGAGCTGGAGTTCGCCAAGGAAGTCTGCGACGCGGTGATCGAAGTCTGGAACCCGACGCCTGAGCACAAGGTGATCCTCAACCTGCCAGCGACCGTGGAAGTTGCCACCCCGAACATCTACGCCGACCAGATCGAGTGGTTCCACCGCAACATCACCCGCCGTGACAGCGTGATCATCAGCCTGCACACCCACAACGACCGTGGCACCGGCGTGGCCGCCACCGAGCTGGGCCTGATGGCCGGCGCCGACCGCGTCGAAGGCTGCCTGTTCGGCAACGGCGAACGCACCGGTAACGTCGACCTGGTGACCGTGGCACTGAACCTCTACACCCAAGGCATCAACCCTGGGCTGGACTTCTCCGACATCGACGGCGTGCGCAAAGTAGTCGAAGAGTGCAACCAGATCCCCGTTCATCCGCGTCACCCGTACGTGGGCGACCTGGTTCACACCGCGTTCTCCGGTTCGCACCAGGACGCGATTCGCAAGGGCTTCGCCCAGCAGAAATCCGACGGCCTGTGGGAAGTCCCGTACCTGCCGATCGACCCGGCAGACATCGGCCGCAGCTACGAGGCGGTGATTCGCGTCAACAGCCAGTCCGGCAAGGGCGGCATCGCCTACCTGTTGGAGCAGGAATACGGCATCAGCCTGCCGCGTCGCATGCAGATCGAATTCAGCCAGGTGGTGCAGCGCGAAACCGATCGCCTGGGCCTGGAAATGACCGCCCAGCAGATCCACGGCCTGCTGCAGCGCGAATACCTGCAAGCCAACACCCCGTACGCGCTGGTCAGCCATCGCCTGCAGGAAGAAAACGGCAACAGCGCCGTGGAAGTGGAAGTGGCCAGCAAGGGCCAGGGCGAGACCAACCTGCACTGGCGCGGCAAGGGCAACGGCGCCCTAGAAGCCCTGGTGGCCGGCCTGCCGATTCCGGTGGAGATCATGGACTACAACGAACATGCCATTGGTGCCGGTACCAACGCCAAGGCTGCGGCGTACATCGAACTACGGGTTAACGGCGAGCGTGCCGTGCACGGCGTGGGCATCGATGAAAACATCACCACCGCCAGCTTCAAGGCCCTGTTCAGTGCGCTGAACCGCTCGCTGAGCCAGCCAGAAGCCAAGGCAGCCTGA
- a CDS encoding peptidoglycan DD-metalloendopeptidase family protein, translating into MPRYLAPLLLLCLTFNAHADSYISRLLNKPVPGGVAVVDLGSAAQAPKASYQGKPVLVVKEQDNWLAIVGIPLTVQPGTQQISSGGATQPFVVGYKKYPEQHITLKNKRQVNPNPADLKRIDAELAVQLKAYRSFSPNIPSNLLLDKPVNGPLSSKFGVRRFFNGEERNPHAGLDFAVPAGTPIKTPAAGKVILTGNYFFNGNTVFVDHGQGFISMFCHMSKIDVKVGQQLARGTVVGKVGSTGRATGPHMHWNISLNDARVDPAIFIGAFQP; encoded by the coding sequence ATGCCGCGATATCTCGCCCCATTGCTGTTGCTGTGCCTGACCTTCAACGCCCACGCCGACAGTTACATCAGTCGCCTGTTGAACAAACCGGTGCCCGGCGGCGTGGCCGTGGTGGACCTGGGCAGCGCGGCCCAGGCGCCGAAAGCCAGTTACCAGGGCAAGCCGGTGCTGGTGGTCAAGGAACAGGACAACTGGCTGGCGATTGTCGGCATCCCGCTGACAGTCCAGCCCGGCACCCAACAGATCAGCAGCGGCGGCGCGACCCAGCCGTTCGTGGTCGGTTATAAAAAGTACCCCGAGCAACACATCACCCTGAAGAACAAACGCCAGGTCAACCCGAACCCGGCGGACCTCAAGCGCATCGATGCCGAGTTGGCGGTGCAATTGAAAGCCTACCGCAGCTTCAGCCCGAACATCCCCAGCAACCTGTTGCTGGACAAGCCGGTCAACGGCCCGCTGTCGAGCAAGTTCGGCGTGCGTCGTTTCTTCAACGGCGAAGAGCGCAACCCCCACGCCGGCCTGGACTTCGCCGTGCCCGCCGGTACGCCGATCAAGACCCCGGCCGCCGGCAAGGTGATCCTCACCGGCAATTACTTCTTTAATGGCAACACCGTGTTCGTCGACCACGGCCAAGGCTTCATCAGCATGTTCTGCCACATGTCGAAGATCGACGTGAAGGTCGGCCAGCAGCTGGCCCGGGGCACGGTGGTGGGTAAGGTCGGTTCCACGGGTCGGGCGACCGGGCCGCATATGCACTGGAACATCAGCCTGAATGATGCGCGGGTGGATCCGGCGATTTTCATCGGGGCGTTCCAGCCCTGA
- the xseA gene encoding exodeoxyribonuclease VII large subunit has translation MIKDPFARLGLDREVLTVSQLNGRARVLLEDVFSNIWVEGEISNLARPASGHVYFTLKDSGAQVRCALFRQNAARVRQALKDGLAVKVRGKVSLFEGRGDYQLILDTVEPAGDGALRLAFDALKEKLSAEGLFSAERKVPLPAHPQRIGIISSPTGAVIRDIISVFRRRAPQIALTLIPTAVQGREATAQIVRALKLADARGFDALILARGGGSLEDLWCFNEEAVARAVDACVTPIVSAVGHETDVSISDFVADVRAPTPSAAAELLAPDAGDLVRRVESLHRRLVMRMRDRLMRDQLRLEGLTRRLRHPGERLRQQAQRLDDLDMRLRRAFERSLNTRRERLIRLETRLAGQHPGRHLALLRQRLDSLAERLPRAMREGLKARRVQLHNQMQTLHIVSPLATLGRGYSILLDERGHAIRSAGQTQTGQRLTARLGEGELLVRVEDNHLTPVTLSLLD, from the coding sequence ATGATTAAAGATCCCTTTGCCCGACTGGGCCTGGACCGCGAGGTCCTGACTGTCAGCCAGCTCAACGGCCGTGCGCGGGTGTTGCTCGAAGACGTGTTCAGCAACATCTGGGTCGAGGGGGAAATCTCCAACCTTGCCCGTCCGGCCTCCGGCCACGTGTATTTCACCCTCAAGGACAGCGGCGCCCAAGTGCGTTGCGCACTGTTCCGGCAGAACGCCGCACGGGTGCGCCAAGCCTTGAAAGACGGGCTGGCGGTGAAGGTGCGCGGCAAGGTTTCGCTGTTCGAGGGCCGTGGCGACTATCAACTGATCCTCGACACCGTGGAGCCGGCCGGCGATGGTGCCCTGCGCCTGGCCTTCGATGCCCTGAAGGAAAAGCTCAGCGCCGAAGGCCTGTTCAGCGCCGAGCGCAAGGTGCCGCTACCGGCCCACCCGCAACGCATCGGCATCATCAGCTCGCCCACCGGTGCGGTGATCCGCGACATCATCAGCGTCTTCCGCCGTCGAGCGCCGCAGATTGCCCTGACCCTGATTCCCACCGCCGTGCAGGGCCGCGAAGCCACCGCACAAATCGTCCGCGCCCTGAAACTGGCCGATGCCCGGGGTTTCGACGCGCTGATCCTGGCCCGTGGCGGCGGTTCGCTGGAAGACTTGTGGTGCTTCAACGAAGAAGCCGTGGCCCGGGCGGTGGATGCCTGCGTCACGCCGATCGTCAGCGCCGTGGGTCATGAAACCGATGTATCCATCAGCGATTTCGTCGCCGACGTGCGCGCTCCGACCCCGTCTGCGGCCGCTGAACTGCTGGCTCCGGACGCCGGTGACCTGGTGCGCCGGGTCGAAAGCCTGCATCGCCGGCTGGTGATGCGCATGCGCGACCGCCTGATGCGCGATCAACTGCGCCTCGAGGGCCTGACCCGGCGCCTGCGCCACCCCGGTGAACGCCTGCGCCAGCAAGCCCAGCGCCTCGACGACCTGGACATGCGCCTGCGTCGGGCCTTCGAGCGCAGCCTCAATACCCGCCGCGAACGCTTGATCCGCCTGGAAACCCGCCTGGCCGGGCAACATCCGGGCCGGCACCTGGCGTTGCTGCGCCAGCGCCTGGACAGCCTGGCCGAACGCCTGCCCCGGGCCATGCGCGAAGGCCTGAAAGCGCGACGTGTGCAGTTGCACAACCAGATGCAGACGCTGCACATCGTCAGCCCCCTGGCGACCCTTGGCCGGGGCTACAGCATCTTGCTCGATGAGCGTGGCCATGCGATCCGCAGCGCCGGGCAAACCCAGACCGGCCAACGCCTGACCGCCCGCCTTGGCGAAGGCGAGCTGCTGGTACGGGTCGAAGACAATCACCTGACGCCAGTCACCCTTTCTTTACTGGATTGA
- a CDS encoding sulfite exporter TauE/SafE family protein: MNLLSWLGQWAFAPMEWLVIGLAIALAYVVFGIAGFGTALVAAPILLLFMPLSKIVPLLVLLDFVAAFGNLLPSRRDVSRPELLRLLPCMALGCTLGVIFLLNLKSDLLLLLMGLFISGYAVYSLLIKTRPTQLSSLWAFPMGTVGGMFGALFGSGGFLYAIYLNSRLPKDPARATQSALISCSTVVRLSLFIIAGVYAELPLLVLALCLLPAMALGLWVGRRLTMRMSREAFVRLVTWLVLASGIALIGRYLSA, from the coding sequence ATGAATCTTCTGTCGTGGTTGGGCCAGTGGGCATTCGCGCCCATGGAGTGGCTGGTGATCGGCCTGGCCATCGCCCTGGCCTATGTCGTGTTCGGCATCGCCGGGTTCGGCACGGCACTGGTGGCGGCGCCCATTCTGTTGCTGTTCATGCCACTGTCGAAAATCGTGCCGCTGCTGGTGCTGCTGGATTTTGTCGCGGCCTTCGGCAACCTGCTGCCGTCGCGGCGGGACGTGTCCCGGCCGGAGCTGTTGCGATTGCTGCCGTGCATGGCGCTGGGTTGCACCCTGGGGGTGATTTTCCTGCTCAACCTCAAGTCCGACCTGTTGCTGCTGTTGATGGGGCTGTTCATCAGCGGCTATGCGGTCTACAGCCTGTTGATCAAGACCCGGCCGACACAGTTGTCGTCGCTGTGGGCGTTCCCGATGGGCACGGTGGGCGGGATGTTCGGGGCGTTGTTTGGCAGTGGCGGCTTTTTATATGCGATCTACCTGAACAGCCGCCTGCCCAAGGATCCGGCCCGGGCCACGCAAAGTGCCTTGATCAGTTGCAGCACCGTGGTGCGTTTGAGCCTGTTCATCATCGCGGGCGTGTATGCCGAGCTACCCTTGTTGGTACTGGCGCTGTGTTTGTTGCCGGCCATGGCGCTGGGGCTGTGGGTGGGGCGTCGCCTGACGATGCGGATGTCGCGCGAGGCATTCGTGCGGTTGGTGACCTGGCTGGTGCTCGCCAGCGGCATTGCCTTGATCGGGCGCTACCTGAGTGCTTGA
- the guaB gene encoding IMP dehydrogenase, with product MLRISQEALTFDDILLVPGYSEVLPNEVSLKTRLTRGIELNIPLVSAAMDTVTEARLAIAMAQEGGIGIIHKNMTIEQQAAEVRKVKRFEAGVVKDPITIEADATVRDLFELTRMHNISGVPVLHDGDLVGIVTSRDVRFENRLDATVRQVMTPKERLVTVKEGTNKDEVRELLHKHRIERVLIVDDKFALKGMMTVNDIEKAKAYPLASKDDQGRLRVGAAVGTGKDTGDRVAALVNAGVDVVVVDTAHGHSKGVIDRVRWVKQNFPDVQVIGGNIATGAAAKALAEAGADAVKVGIGPGSICTTRIVAGVGVPQISAIANVAAALEGTGVPLIADGGIRFSGDLSKAIVAGASCVMMGSMFAGTEEAPGEIELFQGRSYKAYRGMGSLGAMSQAQGSSDRYFQDSSAGAEKLVPEGIEGRVPYKGTLSAIIHQLMGGLRSSMGYTGSANIEEMRTKPEFVRITGAGMAESHVHDVQITKEAPNYRVG from the coding sequence ATGCTGCGTATCAGCCAAGAAGCTCTGACCTTCGACGACATTCTCCTAGTGCCCGGTTATTCCGAGGTACTGCCTAACGAAGTCAGTCTCAAAACCCGTCTCACCCGTGGCATCGAACTGAATATCCCGCTGGTTTCCGCCGCCATGGACACCGTGACCGAAGCCCGTCTGGCCATTGCCATGGCCCAGGAAGGCGGTATCGGGATCATCCACAAGAACATGACCATCGAACAGCAGGCCGCCGAAGTGCGCAAGGTCAAGCGGTTCGAGGCTGGCGTGGTCAAGGACCCGATCACCATCGAGGCTGACGCCACGGTTCGCGATCTGTTCGAACTGACCCGCATGCACAACATCTCCGGCGTCCCGGTACTGCACGATGGCGACCTGGTCGGCATCGTCACTTCCCGCGACGTGCGTTTCGAGAATCGCCTGGATGCCACCGTCCGCCAAGTGATGACGCCTAAAGAGCGCCTTGTCACGGTCAAGGAAGGCACCAACAAGGACGAGGTCCGCGAATTGCTGCACAAGCACCGCATCGAGCGCGTGCTGATCGTCGACGACAAGTTCGCCCTCAAGGGCATGATGACCGTCAACGACATCGAAAAAGCCAAGGCTTACCCGCTGGCCAGCAAGGACGACCAGGGTCGTCTGCGCGTAGGCGCAGCGGTCGGTACCGGCAAGGACACCGGTGACCGCGTTGCGGCCCTGGTCAATGCCGGCGTCGACGTGGTAGTGGTCGACACCGCCCACGGCCATTCCAAAGGCGTGATCGACCGCGTTCGCTGGGTCAAGCAGAACTTCCCTGACGTGCAGGTGATCGGCGGCAACATCGCCACCGGCGCCGCCGCCAAGGCCTTGGCCGAAGCCGGCGCCGACGCGGTCAAGGTCGGTATCGGCCCTGGCTCGATCTGCACCACCCGCATCGTCGCCGGTGTTGGTGTTCCACAGATCAGCGCCATCGCCAACGTCGCCGCAGCCCTTGAAGGCACTGGTGTACCGTTGATCGCCGACGGCGGCATCCGTTTCTCCGGTGACCTGTCCAAGGCCATCGTAGCCGGTGCTTCCTGCGTGATGATGGGTTCGATGTTCGCCGGTACTGAAGAAGCGCCAGGCGAGATCGAACTGTTCCAGGGCCGTAGCTACAAGGCTTATCGCGGCATGGGTTCGCTGGGCGCCATGTCCCAGGCCCAGGGCTCTTCCGACCGTTACTTCCAGGACTCCTCCGCGGGTGCCGAGAAGCTGGTGCCGGAAGGCATCGAAGGTCGCGTGCCGTACAAAGGCACCCTGAGCGCCATCATCCATCAATTGATGGGCGGCCTGCGTTCTTCCATGGGCTACACCGGCAGCGCCAACATCGAAGAGATGCGCACCAAGCCGGAGTTCGTCCGTATCACCGGCGCCGGCATGGCCGAGTCCCATGTCCACGACGTGCAGATCACCAAGGAAGCGCCGAACTACCGAGTAGGGTAA
- the guaA gene encoding glutamine-hydrolyzing GMP synthase: MALDIHAHRILILDFGSQYTQLIARRVREIGVYCELHPFDMDDEAIREFAPKGVILAGGPESVHEADSPRCPQAVFDLGVPVFGICYGMQTMAEQLGGKVEGSDLREFGYARVDVVGKSRLLDGIEDHIDADGLFGLDVWMSHGDKVTKMPEDFHILASTPSCPIAGMFNDDRRYYGVQFHPEVTHTKQGGRILSRFILDICECEALWTPSKIAEDAIAQVRAQVGTDNVLLGLSGGVDSSVVAALLHKAIGDQLTCVFVDNGLLRLHEGEQVMAMFAENMGVKVIRANAEEQFLGNLAGESDPEKKRKIIGRTFIDVFDAESCKLDNIKYLAQGTIYPDVIESAGAKSGKAHVIKSHHNVGGLPEEMNLKLVEPLRELFKDEVRRLGLELGLPYDMVYRHPFPGPGLGVRILGEVKKEYADLLRRADHIFIEELRKADWYHKVSQAFVVFQPVKSVGVVGDGRRYAWVVALRAVETIDFMTARWAHLPYELLETVSGRIINEIEGISRVTYDVSSKPPATIEWE; this comes from the coding sequence ATGGCCCTCGACATTCACGCTCACCGCATCCTGATCCTCGACTTCGGTTCCCAGTACACCCAGCTGATCGCCCGCCGCGTGCGCGAAATCGGCGTGTACTGCGAATTGCATCCGTTCGACATGGATGACGAAGCGATTCGCGAATTCGCGCCTAAAGGCGTCATCCTCGCCGGCGGCCCCGAGTCTGTGCACGAAGCCGACAGCCCACGCTGCCCGCAAGCCGTGTTCGACCTGGGCGTGCCGGTCTTCGGTATCTGCTACGGCATGCAGACCATGGCCGAACAACTGGGCGGCAAGGTAGAAGGCTCCGACCTGCGTGAGTTCGGGTATGCCCGCGTTGACGTCGTCGGCAAGAGCCGCCTGCTGGATGGCATCGAAGACCATATCGACGCCGACGGCCTGTTCGGCCTCGACGTGTGGATGAGCCACGGTGACAAGGTCACCAAGATGCCGGAAGACTTCCACATCCTGGCCAGCACTCCGAGCTGCCCGATCGCTGGCATGTTCAACGATGATCGCCGTTACTACGGCGTGCAGTTCCACCCCGAAGTGACCCACACCAAGCAGGGCGGCCGCATCCTGTCGCGCTTCATCCTCGACATCTGCGAGTGCGAAGCCCTGTGGACCCCGTCGAAGATCGCTGAAGACGCCATCGCCCAGGTGCGCGCCCAGGTCGGTACCGACAACGTTCTGCTGGGCCTGTCCGGCGGCGTGGACTCCTCGGTGGTCGCTGCGCTGCTGCACAAGGCCATTGGCGATCAACTGACCTGCGTCTTCGTCGACAACGGCCTGCTGCGCCTGCACGAAGGCGAGCAAGTCATGGCCATGTTCGCCGAGAACATGGGCGTCAAGGTGATCCGCGCCAACGCCGAGGAGCAGTTCCTGGGCAACCTGGCCGGCGAGTCCGACCCGGAGAAGAAGCGCAAGATCATCGGCCGCACCTTCATCGACGTGTTCGATGCCGAATCCTGCAAGCTGGACAACATCAAGTACCTGGCCCAAGGCACCATCTATCCCGACGTGATCGAGTCGGCCGGCGCCAAGAGCGGCAAGGCCCACGTGATCAAGTCCCACCACAACGTTGGTGGTCTGCCGGAAGAGATGAACCTCAAGCTGGTCGAGCCGCTGCGCGAACTGTTCAAGGACGAGGTCCGTCGCCTCGGCCTTGAACTGGGCCTGCCCTACGACATGGTCTACCGCCACCCATTCCCGGGCCCGGGCCTGGGCGTGCGGATCCTCGGTGAAGTGAAGAAGGAATACGCCGACCTGCTGCGTCGCGCCGACCACATCTTCATCGAAGAACTGCGCAAGGCCGACTGGTACCACAAGGTCAGCCAGGCGTTCGTGGTGTTCCAGCCGGTGAAATCGGTGGGCGTGGTTGGCGATGGCCGTCGTTACGCCTGGGTCGTGGCCCTGCGTGCCGTGGAAACCATCGACTTCATGACCGCTCGCTGGGCACACCTGCCATACGAGCTGCTGGAAACCGTATCCGGGCGCATCATCAACGAAATCGAAGGTATTTCTCGCGTGACGTACGACGTGTCGAGCAAGCCGCCGGCGACGATTGAGTGGGAATGA
- a CDS encoding helix-turn-helix transcriptional regulator — translation MEFTFTLKYQLADDGCAPDELVERLGEAGCDDALVGIGQPGRLALEFTRDAPDAVKAVLSALGDVHRAVPSAKLIEVAPDLVGLTDVAEIVGVSRQNMRKLMLAHPGSFPTPVHEGSASIWHLADVLAWLQARGNYSLSKGVLDVAQVALQVNVAKEGRRLPGVASKELEALVG, via the coding sequence ATGGAATTTACCTTTACCTTGAAATATCAGCTTGCTGACGATGGCTGCGCCCCGGATGAACTGGTTGAGCGGCTGGGCGAAGCGGGCTGCGACGATGCCTTGGTAGGCATCGGGCAGCCGGGGCGGCTGGCACTTGAGTTCACTCGCGATGCGCCTGATGCGGTCAAGGCAGTGCTTAGTGCTCTGGGCGACGTCCACCGCGCGGTGCCGTCGGCCAAGTTGATCGAGGTGGCTCCTGACTTGGTCGGGCTAACCGACGTAGCCGAGATCGTCGGTGTATCTCGGCAAAACATGCGCAAGCTGATGTTGGCTCATCCGGGCAGCTTCCCGACGCCCGTGCACGAGGGGAGTGCGTCTATCTGGCACTTGGCAGACGTTCTGGCCTGGCTGCAGGCCAGGGGCAACTATTCGCTTAGCAAGGGCGTGTTGGATGTGGCCCAGGTGGCGTTGCAGGTCAACGTTGCGAAAGAAGGCCGACGGTTACCAGGCGTGGCTTCCAAAGAGTTGGAAGCTTTGGTTGGGTAA
- the treR gene encoding trehalose operon repressor: protein MSKYNRIYNDLLASITTERLERGARLPSETELMDSYQASRGTVRKAIEQLQERGFAQKIHGKGTFVLSTSPIEFQLGGIVSFQETYPRLGDDVSTDVVEFSQMPLEGALLEHIKAPAGSQVTRIKRVRRIDGKRVILDINHFVSDVIPGLTRDIAERSIYAFIEQTLQLQIAYAQRTIEAVRCGKDDQQHLDLDGQSHVIVVSNQTFLQDGRQFEYTESRHTLDKFYFSDVARR, encoded by the coding sequence ATGAGTAAATACAACCGGATCTACAACGATCTGCTGGCCAGCATTACCACCGAACGCCTGGAGCGTGGCGCCCGCCTGCCTTCGGAAACCGAACTGATGGACAGCTACCAGGCCAGTCGCGGCACCGTGCGCAAGGCCATCGAACAGCTTCAGGAACGTGGTTTTGCCCAGAAGATCCACGGCAAGGGCACCTTCGTGCTGTCGACCTCCCCCATCGAATTTCAGCTCGGCGGCATCGTCAGTTTCCAGGAGACCTACCCGCGCCTGGGTGACGACGTCAGCACTGATGTGGTCGAATTCAGCCAAATGCCCTTGGAAGGTGCCCTGCTCGAGCACATCAAGGCACCCGCCGGCAGCCAGGTGACGCGCATCAAGCGGGTACGGCGAATCGACGGCAAACGGGTGATCCTGGACATCAACCATTTCGTCAGCGACGTGATCCCCGGCCTGACCCGCGACATCGCCGAGCGCTCGATCTACGCCTTCATCGAACAGACCCTGCAGCTGCAAATCGCCTATGCCCAGCGCACCATCGAAGCGGTCCGCTGCGGCAAGGACGACCAGCAACACCTGGACCTCGACGGCCAGAGCCACGTCATCGTGGTCAGCAACCAGACCTTTCTCCAGGACGGCCGACAGTTCGAGTACACCGAATCACGGCATACCCTGGATAAGTTTTATTTTTCGGATGTGGCGCGGCGTTGA
- the treP gene encoding PTS system trehalose-specific EIIBC component, whose protein sequence is MSHDYSKIASELLQSLGGVDNIEQAAHCVTRLRLSLKDAARVNSATLNQIDLVKGSFFTGGLFQVVIGPGEVEKVYAALRELTGLAAATIADVKRQGAQKGNGMQRLVRVLSDVFMPILPALVIAGLLMGVNNLLGAKGMFIAGQTLLDAYPNLDGVWSLINLMANTSFVFLPALVGWSAAKRFGGSEILGIVLGLMLVHPDLLNAWNYGKAVAGLDGQSLPYFDIFGWFRIEKVGYQGQILPILLAAYVMSMIEKWLRARVPNAIQLLVIPITTIVVTGVLALAIIGPVTRHLGILITEGMVALFDLAPVIGGAIFGLLYAPLVVTGMHHMFLAVDLQLISTQGGTFIWPMIVMSNLAQGSAALAVFYMTRNARDKSMASTSAISAYFGITEPAMFGVNLRYKFPFYCALAGSALGCIFLSLNKIKASAIGVGGLPGFISIVPDAIPMFVIGMVIAMSVPFALTCALSMKIVRPGYRVA, encoded by the coding sequence ATGAGCCACGACTACTCCAAAATCGCCAGTGAGCTGCTGCAAAGCCTCGGTGGCGTCGACAATATCGAGCAAGCTGCCCATTGCGTGACGCGCCTGCGCCTGTCCCTCAAGGACGCCGCCCGGGTGAACAGTGCCACGCTGAACCAGATCGACCTGGTCAAGGGCTCGTTTTTTACCGGTGGGCTGTTCCAGGTGGTCATCGGACCGGGCGAAGTGGAAAAGGTCTACGCCGCCCTGCGGGAGCTGACGGGGCTTGCGGCCGCGACCATTGCCGACGTCAAGCGCCAGGGCGCGCAGAAGGGCAACGGCATGCAGCGCCTGGTACGGGTGCTTTCCGACGTGTTCATGCCGATCCTGCCCGCGCTGGTGATCGCCGGCCTGTTGATGGGCGTCAACAACCTGCTGGGGGCCAAGGGCATGTTCATTGCCGGCCAGACCTTGCTCGACGCGTATCCGAACCTGGACGGTGTCTGGAGCCTGATCAACCTGATGGCCAACACTTCCTTCGTCTTTCTTCCGGCCCTGGTGGGCTGGTCGGCGGCCAAGCGTTTTGGCGGCAGTGAAATCCTCGGCATCGTGCTGGGCCTGATGCTGGTCCACCCGGACCTGCTCAACGCCTGGAACTACGGCAAGGCCGTGGCGGGGCTGGACGGCCAGAGCCTGCCCTATTTCGATATCTTCGGTTGGTTCCGGATCGAAAAAGTCGGCTACCAGGGGCAGATCCTGCCGATCCTGCTGGCGGCCTATGTCATGAGCATGATCGAGAAATGGTTGCGTGCCAGGGTGCCCAACGCGATCCAACTGCTCGTGATACCCATCACCACCATCGTGGTCACCGGGGTGCTGGCCCTCGCCATCATCGGTCCGGTCACCCGGCACCTGGGGATCCTGATCACCGAAGGCATGGTGGCGCTGTTCGACCTGGCGCCGGTGATTGGCGGGGCGATCTTTGGCCTGCTCTATGCGCCGCTGGTGGTCACCGGCATGCACCACATGTTCCTGGCGGTGGACCTTCAGTTGATCTCGACCCAGGGCGGGACCTTTATCTGGCCGATGATCGTCATGTCCAACCTGGCCCAGGGGAGCGCGGCGCTGGCGGTGTTCTACATGACCCGCAATGCCCGGGACAAGAGCATGGCGTCCACCTCGGCGATTTCCGCTTACTTCGGCATCACGGAACCGGCGATGTTCGGGGTCAACCTGCGCTACAAATTCCCCTTTTATTGCGCCCTGGCCGGCTCGGCCCTGGGCTGCATTTTCCTCTCGTTGAACAAGATCAAGGCCTCGGCCATTGGCGTGGGGGGCTTGCCGGGTTTCATCTCGATCGTTCCCGACGCCATACCGATGTTCGTGATCGGCATGGTCATCGCCATGAGCGTGCCCTTTGCCCTGACCTGTGCATTGAGCATGAAGATCGTCCGGCCGGGATATCGGGTCGCCTGA